From the Solanum lycopersicum chromosome 10, SLM_r2.1 genome, one window contains:
- the LOC138338838 gene encoding putative B3 domain-containing protein At1g51970, with amino-acid sequence MSDQRPLLSLKKTFFYNFFPSKEEEEACKINNTPYQVTRKLVEIRDLYPAPRIDRQNPWQIKKKLTHDEIVVGMLIIPFFEMFEYILRYWTLGVAKSLENGCKVCVDMWDITEETIPKKYEGGSVWFKKLFYEDFSLWSIELFKDRRLGESDEIGIYWDPRSATLVFKLLSQVGS; translated from the coding sequence ATGTCTGATCAGAGGCCTTTGCTTAGcttgaaaaaaacatttttttacaaTTTCTTTCCCtcaaaagaggaagaagaagcttGTAAAATCAACAACACTCCATATCAGGTGACTCGAAAATTGGTGGAGATAAGGGACTTATACCCTGCCCCAAGAATCGATCGGCAAAACCCATGGCAGATCAAGAAAAAGCTTACCCATGATGAGATCGTTGTAGGAATGCTGATTATTCCCTTTTTTGAGATGTTTGAGTACATCCTTCGTTACTGGACTTTGGGCGTGGCCAAAAGTTTGGAGAATGGATGCAAGGTTTGTGTTGACATGTGGGATATAACTGAGGAGACTATCCCTAAAAAGTATGAAGGTGGAAGTGTTTGGTTCAAGAAGTTGTTCTATGAAGATTTTTCTCTTTGGTCCATTGAATTGTTCAAGGATCGCAGATTGGGCGAGAGTGATGAAATTGGGATTTATTGGGATCCTAGATCTGCGACTCTAGTGTTCAAATTGCTTTCTCAAGTTGGCTCTTAG